In Vicia villosa cultivar HV-30 ecotype Madison, WI unplaced genomic scaffold, Vvil1.0 ctg.000318F_1_1_3, whole genome shotgun sequence, one DNA window encodes the following:
- the LOC131626707 gene encoding probable protein phosphatase 2C 46: MLSELVNFLKACFRPGLDGHGRASSDSGGKQDGLLWYKDSGQHLCGEFSMAVVQANNLLEDQSQVESGSLSLNESGPHGTFVGVYDGHGGPETSRFINKHLFQHLKRFTTEQQSMSVDVIRKAFQATEEGFMSLVTQLWPISPQIAAVGSCCLVGVICNGTLYIANLGDSRAVLGRTVKATGEVLAMQLSTEHNASIESIRQELHSLHPDDSNIVVLKHNVWRVKGIIQISRCIGDVYLKKAEFNREPLYPKFRLHEPFKRPILSSEPSILVHQLQPQDQFIIFASDGLWEHFSNQEAVDIVQNNPHAGIARRMVKTALKAAAKKREMRYSDLNKIDRGVRRHFHDDITVIVVFLDTNMMSRASTVKFPSISVKGGGVSLPHNSLAPCTTTTDNGST; encoded by the exons ATGTTATCGGAGTTAGTGAACTTTCTGAAGGCCTGCTTTCGGCCGGGTTTGGATGGACATGGACGCGCATCGTCGGATTCTGGAGGTAAACAAGATGGACTATTATGGTACAAAGACTCGGGGCAGCACTTATGTGGTGAATTTTCGATGGCTGTAGTGCAAGCCAATAACTTGCTGGAGGATCAGAGTCAGGTTGAATCGGGTAGTTTGAGCTTGAATGAGTCGGGTCCTCATGGAACCTTTGTTGGTGTCTATGATGGGCATGGAGGGCCTGAGACGTCACGGTTTATCAACAAACACCTATTTCAACATCTCAAGA GGTTTACTACTGAGCAACAATCAATGTCGGTGGATGTAATTCGCAAGGCATTCCAAGCAACAGAAGAGGGGTTTATGTCACTAGTTACGCAGCTGTGGCCAATTTCACCACAAATTGCAGCAGTTGGATCATGTTGTCTTGTTGGTGTTATTTGTAATGGAACCCTTTATATAGCAAATCTCGGCGATTCCCGGGCTGTTTTGGGAAGAACGGTTAAAGCAACTGGTGAAGTTTTAGCCATGCAATTATCAACAGAGCACAATGCATCCATAGAGTCTATAAGACAGGAGCTTCATTCTTTGCACCCTGATGATTCAAATATCGTTGTCTTAAAGCATAACGTATGGCGTGTGAAGGGAATTATTCAA ATTTCTAGATGTATTGGCGATGTATATTTGAAGAAAGCCGAGTTCAATAGAGAACCATTATATCCTAAGTTCCGACTTCACGAGCCGTTCAAGAGGCCGATATTGAGCTCAGAACCATCAATATTAGTGCATCAGTTGCAGCCTCAAGATCAATTTATAATATTCGCATCCGATGGGCTCTGGGAACATTTCAGCAATCAAGAAGCAGTTGATATAGTTCAAAACAATCCTCACGCT GGAATTGCGAGGAGGATGGTGAAAACAGCGCTTAAAGCGGCAGCAAAGAAGAGAGAAATGAGATATTCAGATTTAAACAAAATAGACCGAGGAGTTCGTCGACATTTCCACGATGATATCACTGTGATAGTTGTATTTCTTGACACAAATATGATGAGTAGGGCAAGCACTGTGAAGTTCCCTAGTATTTCTGTTAAAGGTGGTGGTGTTAGCCTCCCTCACAACTCATTAGCACCTTGTACTACTACAACAGATAATGGTAGTACTTGA
- the LOC131626697 gene encoding uncharacterized protein LOC131626697, producing MISPSIQKDIVKAASLETTKAILTDLGDELFAILVDESRDVSNKEQMAVALRYVNKNVIIIESFLGIVHVKSTTTIALKVVVEELFCKHGLTTSRIRGQGYDGADNMQGEFSGLKSLILSENPSAFYVHCFTHQLQLTLVVIAKDHLQVCGVFNLVSTLINVVGGSCKRQDMLRERQIENIREALGKGEIASGQGLNQEANMKRAADTRWSYYFATLTNLILMYDSILGISNELSQALQRKDQDIVNAMKLVDITKQRLQALRDDGWKYLVDEVTLFCNMHDIHIPNMDDIYFPGRSRRGSNVESITIEKTLSY from the exons ATGATTTCTCCATCAATTCAAAAGGATATTGTTAAGGCAGCCTCTTTAGAAACCACTAAAGCTATCTTGACTGATCTTGGAGATGAATTATTTGCCATTCTTGTTGATGAATCCCGCGACGTATCTAATAAGGAACAAATGGCTGTTGCTTTGCGTTATGTTAACAAAAATGTAATTATTATTGAGAGTTTTTTGGGCATTGTTCATGTTAAAAGTACAACAACAATAGCTTTGAAAGTGGTTGTTGAAGAGTTGTTTTGCAAACATGGTCTTACTACTTCAAGAATTCGTGGACAAGGTTATGATGGCGCTGATAACATGCAAGGAGAATTCAGTGGTCTAAAAAGTTTGATCTTAAGTGAAAATCCATCTGCATTCTATGTACATTGTTTTACGCATCAATTACAACTCACATTAGTTGTTATTGCCaaagatcatcttcaagtttgtGGTGTTTTTAACTTAGTGTCTACTTTAATAAATGTTGTAGGGGGATCTTGCAAACGGCAAGACATGCTTCGTGAAAGACAAATAGAGAATATTAGAGAAGCATTAGGAAAAGGAGAAATTGCTAGTGGGCAAGGTCTGAATCAAGAAGCGAATATGAAACGAGCCGCCGATACTCGGTGGAGTTATTATTTTGCTACTTTGACCAATTTGATATTGATGTATGATTCT ATCTTGGGTATTTCAAATGAATTGTCACAGGCACTACAAAGAAAAGATCAAGATATCGTCAATGCTATGAAATTGGTTGACATCACAAAACAGCGGTTACAAGCTTTAAGAGATGATGGATGGAAATATTTAGTGGATGAGGTAACTTTATTCTGCAATATGCATGACATTCACATTCCAAACATGGATGATATATACTTTCCGGGAAGATCACGCCGTGGAAGTAATGTCGAGTCTATCACAATAGAGAAAACATTATCGTATTGA